Proteins encoded in a region of the bacterium genome:
- a CDS encoding WecB/TagA/CpsF family glycosyltransferase — MLSKWIGTNPDMSPSNQTIDVLGFHTTTLSRTEILDLVRQWIVRHEVSHHLMALNPIKVCRARKEHELALHIHEADLVYPDAYGIAWAMSRFSRKKYKPIPGCDLMLDLVKLAAENKFKIYLVGAAQNIVEKTRDLFLKDYPNLIICGIRNGYFADQTSEIEVAKEIVKAQPDIVLVAMGAKIQEDLIKLIQSEAVALGSNIPLLMGVGGSFDAVTNNVPRPPRWMLNMHLEWLFRLLQQPFRAPRMIALPKFALLTIAKKYFRLNVDNKTQYNFSKKLILE, encoded by the coding sequence ATGTTGTCGAAATGGATTGGAACAAATCCTGATATGTCGCCATCGAATCAAACAATAGATGTCCTGGGATTTCATACAACAACTTTGTCGAGAACTGAAATTTTGGATTTAGTTAGACAATGGATTGTCCGTCACGAGGTATCCCATCACCTCATGGCCTTAAATCCCATCAAAGTTTGCCGCGCGCGTAAAGAACACGAACTAGCTTTACACATTCATGAAGCAGACCTTGTGTACCCGGACGCCTATGGTATTGCTTGGGCCATGTCTCGCTTTTCCCGTAAAAAGTACAAACCTATTCCCGGCTGCGACCTCATGTTAGACCTTGTGAAATTGGCAGCGGAAAATAAGTTTAAAATATATCTGGTTGGCGCCGCACAAAATATTGTTGAAAAAACCCGTGATCTGTTTCTCAAAGACTACCCAAACTTGATAATCTGCGGAATCAGAAACGGATATTTTGCCGACCAAACGTCAGAAATTGAAGTAGCAAAAGAAATTGTAAAAGCTCAACCGGATATTGTTCTTGTGGCTATGGGAGCGAAAATTCAAGAAGATCTGATAAAGCTGATCCAATCTGAAGCCGTCGCTTTAGGATCGAATATTCCATTACTAATGGGTGTTGGCGGAAGCTTCGACGCTGTAACAAACAACGTTCCCCGTCCCCCTCGATGGATGTTGAACATGCATCTGGAATGGCTTTTTAGGTTACTTCAACAACCTTTTCGCGCTCCCAGGATGATTGCGTTACCAAAGTTTGCCTTGTTGACAATTGCAAAGAAATACTTCCGATTGAATGTTGATAATAAGACCCAATATAACTTTTCTAAAAAACTGATTTTAGAGTAG
- a CDS encoding undecaprenyl/decaprenyl-phosphate alpha-N-acetylglucosaminyl 1-phosphate transferase, which produces MLAYLIIFLSGLIVSFILTPLIKNLLLRKGFVDKPDARKVHTRAIPRLGGVAIYFGFCVSLVIAYFRYPSLYEERETQLVGLFAASSFIVMVGIIDDLRNIKPWLKLIFQIVAAIILILFGYKIEAISNPIGPIIELGMFSYPLTILWVIGIINAINLVDGLDGLASGVSLIISMTIFLIGLYFGKTYVALLSIGLTGSLLGFLRHNFYPAKIFMGDTGSMFIGLVIAALGLVSSQKTAVSFAILTPLIALGYPIIDTAMAIFRRAKAKKNIFVADREHIHHVLLSYGYSHQKTVIVLYVICLFFGVMAFLFATFNRFNTFIMGVLFFVALFTFLFVKFISIIKLQAEGQLDVHDDDEKPQNDKSEIID; this is translated from the coding sequence GTGCTCGCGTACTTAATCATATTTTTGAGCGGACTAATTGTATCGTTTATATTAACTCCTTTAATCAAGAATTTATTACTTCGGAAAGGGTTCGTCGATAAACCTGATGCAAGAAAAGTTCACACCCGAGCGATCCCTAGATTAGGCGGCGTAGCCATTTATTTTGGTTTTTGTGTTAGTTTGGTCATTGCCTATTTTCGCTATCCTTCCTTATATGAAGAACGTGAAACACAATTGGTTGGATTATTTGCTGCATCATCCTTTATCGTCATGGTCGGTATCATCGACGATTTGCGTAATATCAAACCATGGCTGAAATTGATTTTTCAAATTGTGGCTGCAATTATTCTTATACTGTTTGGCTACAAGATTGAAGCTATTTCCAATCCTATCGGTCCAATCATAGAATTAGGAATGTTTAGCTATCCTTTAACCATTTTATGGGTGATAGGAATTATTAATGCCATTAATCTAGTAGATGGCCTTGACGGCCTCGCTTCCGGTGTCAGTTTGATTATATCCATGACGATATTTCTCATCGGCCTTTATTTTGGAAAAACATATGTCGCATTGTTGAGCATAGGCCTTACCGGTAGTTTATTAGGATTTTTGAGGCACAATTTTTATCCGGCAAAAATATTTATGGGCGATACGGGAAGTATGTTTATAGGTCTTGTGATCGCCGCACTCGGCTTGGTCAGTTCGCAAAAAACAGCCGTGAGTTTTGCAATTCTGACCCCACTAATTGCTCTCGGCTACCCTATTATCGATACAGCCATGGCTATTTTCAGAAGAGCCAAAGCCAAAAAAAACATTTTCGTTGCCGATCGAGAACATATCCACCATGTACTTTTATCATACGGCTACAGCCATCAGAAAACGGTGATTGTATTGTATGTCATCTGCCTATTTTTCGGGGTCATGGCTTTTCTATTCGCGACGTTCAATCGGTTCAATACATTTATCATGGGCGTTCTGTTTTTTGTCGCTCTTTTCACATTTTTATTTGTCAAATTTATATCCATTATCAAATTACAAGCTGAAGGCCAGTTAGATGTTCACGATGATGATGAAAAACCACAAAATGACAAATCTGAGATAATCGATTGA